The segment ATCCTTTCCCTAAACCCCTCGGCCCCGAGGGAGGTGGTGGGGAGCACGGCCAAGGCGGGGCGGGCGGAGGCGGAGGCCGCCCTCGAGGCCGCCTGGCGGGCCTTCCGCACCTGGAAGGACTGGCCCCAGGAAGACTGGAGCCGCCTCCTCCTCAAGGCCGCCGCCCTCATGAAGCGGCGCCGGCGGGAGCTGGAGGCCACCTTGGTCTACGAGATCGGCAAGAACTGGGTGGAGGCCAGCGCCGAGGTGGCGGAGGCCATCGACTTCCTGGAGTACTACGCCCGCCAGGCCCTTAAGTACAAGTACCCCTCTGTGGAGGTGGTGCCCTACCCCGGGGAGGACAACGAGAGCTTTTACATCCCCTTGGGGGCCGGGGTGGTCATCGCCCCCTGGAACTTCCCCATCGCCATCTTCACCGGGATGATCGCCGGGCCCGTGGCGGTGGGGAACACCGTGGTGGCCAAGCCCGCCGAGGACACGGTGGTCATCGCCGCCAAGGTCTTTGAGATCTTCCACGAGGCGGGCTTCCCCCCGGGGGTGGTGAACTTCCTGCCCGGGGAAGGGAAGGAGGTGGGGGCCTACTTGGTGGAGCACCCCCGGACCCGCTTCATCAACTTCACGGGGAGCCTCGAGGTGGGGCTTTGGATCCACGAGCGGGCGGCCAGGCTCGCCCCGGGGCAGCGGTGGATCAAGCGGGTTTTCCTGGAGCTCGGGGGCAAGGACGCTATCCTCGTGGACGAAACCGCCGACCTAGAGGCGGCCACAGAGGGCATCCTGGTTTCCGCCTACGGCTTCCAGGGGCAGAAGTGCTCTGCGGCGAGCCGCCTCATCGTTACCGAGAAGGCGTATGAGCCGCTTCTGGAGCGCCTTCTGGAGCGGGCAAACCGCCTGGTGGTGGGCCCCGCCGAGGAGAACCCCGACCTGGGCCCCGTGGCCTCTAAGGCCCAGGAGGAAAAAATCCTTTCCTACATCGAGATCGGCAAGGGGGAAGGGCAGCTCGTCCTGGGGGGCAAGCGCTTGGAGGGGGAGGGCTACTTCATCGCCCCCACGGTCTTCACCGAGGTGCCGCCCCAGGCCAAAATCGCCCAGGAGGAGATCTTCGGCCCCGTGCTCTCTGTGATCCGGGTGAGGGACTTCGGCGAGGCCCTGGAGGCGGCCAACGATACCGTGTACGGCCTCACGGGCGGGGTTTACTCCCGCAAGCGGGAGCACCTGGAAAGGGCCCGGCGGGAGTTCCACGTGGGGAACCTCTACTTCAACCGGAAGATCACGGGGGCCTTGGTGGGGGTGCAGCCCTTTGGCGGCTTCAACCTTTCCGGCACCGACACCAAGGCGGGGGGGCCGGACTACCTCCTCCACTTCCTGCAGATGAAGACGGTGGCCGAGCGCTTCTAGCCCCCTAGACCCTAAGGGCGCTTTGGGCTATCCTTGGGGCATGGTCCTTGCCCTCCGCTCCTGGTGGCCCGGTTAGGCCCCGGGGTGGAGGGCTTTCCCCCGGGGTATACCCCCGGGGGTTTTGCCTAGGAGGTGGGATGGAGACCATCAGGCCCTTTCGCAAGACCCTGCTCGCCGACCTGGAAACCCCGGTGACCGCCTACCTCAAGCTGGCCGAGAAGGCCCCGGTGAGCTTTCTCCTGGAGTCGGTGGAGCGGGGCCGGCAGAGCCGCTTTTCCATCGTGGGGGTGGGGGCGCGGCGCATCTTCCGCTTGAAGGACGGGGTTTTCACGCTAAACGGCGAGCCCCTTCCTACCCAAGACCCCTTGCGCACCCTCTACGAGGCGGTCTTCGCTCCCTTGGAGCGTCCCCCGGACCTCCCCCCCTTCTTCGGCGGGGTGGTGGGGTACGCCGCCTACGACCTTATCCGCTACTACGAGCGCCTTCCCGCCCTCAAGCCCGACGACCTGGGCCTGCCCGACCTCCTCTTCGTGGAGCCCGAGGTGGTGGTGGTCTTTGACCACCTGAAAAGCCTCCTCCACCTGGTGGCCCCGGGCACCGACCCCGAGGAGGCGGAGGCGCGGCTTGCCTGGGCGGAGGGGAGGCTCAAGGGGCCCTTGCCCGGGGTACCGGGGGAGCGGCCCGGGGGCCGGGCCCGGTTCCAGGCGGACTTCTCCCGGGAGGCTTACCTCCAGGCGGTGGAAAAGGCCCTGGCCTACATCCGCGCCGGGGACATCTTCCAGGTGGTGCTCTCCCTGAGGCTTTCCTCCCCCCTCACCGTGCACCCCTTCGCCCTCTACCGGGCCCTGAGGAGCGTGAACCCGAGCCCCTACATGGGCTATTTGGACCTGGGGGAGGTGGTCTTGGTTTCGGCAAGCCCGGAAAGCCTCCTGCGCTCGGACGGGAAGCGGGTGGTCACCCGGCCCATCGCCGGCACCCGGCCCCGGGGCAAGGACGAGGAGGAGGACAGGAGGCTCGCCGAGGAGCTCCTAAGGGACGAGAAGGAGCGGGCGGAGCACGTGATGCTCCTGGACCTTTCCCGCAACGATATCGGCCGGGTAGCGGCCTTCGGCAGCGTGCGGGTGGTGGAGCCCTTGCACGTGGAGTACTACTCCCACGTGATGCACCTGGTGTCCACGGTGGAGGGGGTTTTGGCCGAGGGCAAGACCCCCTTGGACGCCCTGGCCAGTGTCCTGCCCATGGGCACGGTTTCCGGGGCCCCCAAGATCCGGGCCATGGAGATCATTGAGGAGCTGGAGCCCCACCGCCGGGGGCCCTACGGGGGGAGCTTCGGCTACCTGGCCTACGATGGGGCCATGGACGTGGCCCTCACCCTGCGCACCTTCGTCATCGCTAGGGGGCAGATGCACGTGCAGGCGGGGGCGGGGATCGTGGCGGACTCGGTGCCGGATCGGGAGTACGAGGAGTGCCTCAACAAGGCCAAGGCCCTCTTGAAGGCGGTGGAGCTGGCGGAGGAGGGGCTATGAGGGTGCTGGTGGTGGACAACTACGATAGCTTCACCTACAACCTGGTGCAGTACCTGGGGGAGCTGGGGGCGAGCCCCATCGTGTGGCGGAACGACCAGTTCGCCCTCGAGGACGTGGCGGCCCTGGACCCAGACCGCATCCTCATAAGCCCCGGGCCCTGCACCCCCCTGGAGGCGGGGCTCTCCCTCCCCCTCATCGCCCGCTACGCCCCCCGCTACCCCATCCTGGGGGTCTGTCTGGGGCACCAGGCCATCGGCATGGCCTTCGGGGGGAAGGTGGTGCCCGCCCCCGTCCTCATGCACGGAAAGGTGAGCGAGATCCACCACGACGGCACCGGGGTCTTCCGGGGCCTGGAAAGCCCTTTTCCCGCCACCCGCTACCACTCCTTGGTGGTGGAGGCGGTGCCCGAGTCCTTGGTGGTCAACGCCTGGGTGGAGGAGGCGGGGGGGCGCACGGTGATGGGCTTCCGCCACCGGAGCTATCCCACCCACGGGGTGCAGTTCCACCCGGAAAGCTACCTGACGGAGGCGGGCAAACGCATTCTCAAGAACTTTTTGGAGGACCCATGGAGGTAGTGCGGAAGGCGCTGTTGGGCGAGGTTTTACGCGAGGAGGAGGCGTACGCCCTGATGCAGGCCCTGATGCGGGGGGAGGTCTCCCCGGTGCAGGCGGCGGGGGTCCTCACCGCCTTGGCCCTCCGGGGGGAAAGGCCCGAGGAGATCGCCGCCATGGCCCGGGCCATGCGGGAGGCGGCAAGGCCCCTAAGGGTGGGCCGGAGGCCCCTTTTGGACATCGTGGGCACCGGGGGAGATCACAAGGGGCTTTTGAACCTCTCCACCCTGGCCGCCTTGGTGGCGGCGGCGGGGGGGGTGGCGGTGGCCAAGCACGGGAACCGGGCGGCGAGCTCCAAGGCGGGAAGCGCCGACCTTTTGGAGGCCTTAGGGGTGGACCTGGAGGCTCCCCCCGAGCGGGTGGGGGAGGCCATAGAGGAGTTGGGTTTTGGCTTCCTCTTCGCCCGGGTCTTCCACTCCGCCATGCGCCACGTGGCCCCGGTGCGGGCGGAGCTGGGCATCCGCACCGTCTTCAACCTCCTGGGCCCCCTTACCAACCCGGCGGGGGCGGATGCCTACGTCCTCGGGGTCTATAGCGAGCGCTGGCTTTCCCCCATGGCGGAGGCCCTGGAGCGGCTTGGGGCGCGGGGGCTTGTGGTCCACGGGGAGGGAGCGGATGAGCTCGTCCTGGGGGAGAACCGGGTGGCGGAGGTGGGAAAGGGGACCTATACCCTTACCCCGGAGGCGGTGGGGCTGAGGCGGGCCCCCCTCGAGGCCCTCCAAGGGGGCACCCCAAAGGAGAACGCCGAGCGGGCCCGGCAGATCCTCAAGGGGGAGGAGAAGGGCCCGGCGGCGGAGGCCGTGGCCCTGGCGGCGGGGGCGGGGTTTTACGCCGCAGGCCGGGTGGCGAGCCTCCAAGAGGGCGTGCGCCGGGCCCAGGAGGTTCTGG is part of the Thermus sp. LT1-2-5 genome and harbors:
- the pruA gene encoding L-glutamate gamma-semialdehyde dehydrogenase encodes the protein MTVEPFRNQPIETFQTEEARREMKEALKRVRAEFGRHWGLYIDGAWVDTREKILSLNPSAPREVVGSTAKAGRAEAEAALEAAWRAFRTWKDWPQEDWSRLLLKAAALMKRRRRELEATLVYEIGKNWVEASAEVAEAIDFLEYYARQALKYKYPSVEVVPYPGEDNESFYIPLGAGVVIAPWNFPIAIFTGMIAGPVAVGNTVVAKPAEDTVVIAAKVFEIFHEAGFPPGVVNFLPGEGKEVGAYLVEHPRTRFINFTGSLEVGLWIHERAARLAPGQRWIKRVFLELGGKDAILVDETADLEAATEGILVSAYGFQGQKCSAASRLIVTEKAYEPLLERLLERANRLVVGPAEENPDLGPVASKAQEEKILSYIEIGKGEGQLVLGGKRLEGEGYFIAPTVFTEVPPQAKIAQEEIFGPVLSVIRVRDFGEALEAANDTVYGLTGGVYSRKREHLERARREFHVGNLYFNRKITGALVGVQPFGGFNLSGTDTKAGGPDYLLHFLQMKTVAERF
- the trpE gene encoding anthranilate synthase component I, whose product is METIRPFRKTLLADLETPVTAYLKLAEKAPVSFLLESVERGRQSRFSIVGVGARRIFRLKDGVFTLNGEPLPTQDPLRTLYEAVFAPLERPPDLPPFFGGVVGYAAYDLIRYYERLPALKPDDLGLPDLLFVEPEVVVVFDHLKSLLHLVAPGTDPEEAEARLAWAEGRLKGPLPGVPGERPGGRARFQADFSREAYLQAVEKALAYIRAGDIFQVVLSLRLSSPLTVHPFALYRALRSVNPSPYMGYLDLGEVVLVSASPESLLRSDGKRVVTRPIAGTRPRGKDEEEDRRLAEELLRDEKERAEHVMLLDLSRNDIGRVAAFGSVRVVEPLHVEYYSHVMHLVSTVEGVLAEGKTPLDALASVLPMGTVSGAPKIRAMEIIEELEPHRRGPYGGSFGYLAYDGAMDVALTLRTFVIARGQMHVQAGAGIVADSVPDREYEECLNKAKALLKAVELAEEGL
- a CDS encoding aminodeoxychorismate/anthranilate synthase component II, which gives rise to MRVLVVDNYDSFTYNLVQYLGELGASPIVWRNDQFALEDVAALDPDRILISPGPCTPLEAGLSLPLIARYAPRYPILGVCLGHQAIGMAFGGKVVPAPVLMHGKVSEIHHDGTGVFRGLESPFPATRYHSLVVEAVPESLVVNAWVEEAGGRTVMGFRHRSYPTHGVQFHPESYLTEAGKRILKNFLEDPWR
- the trpD gene encoding anthranilate phosphoribosyltransferase, producing the protein MEVVRKALLGEVLREEEAYALMQALMRGEVSPVQAAGVLTALALRGERPEEIAAMARAMREAARPLRVGRRPLLDIVGTGGDHKGLLNLSTLAALVAAAGGVAVAKHGNRAASSKAGSADLLEALGVDLEAPPERVGEAIEELGFGFLFARVFHSAMRHVAPVRAELGIRTVFNLLGPLTNPAGADAYVLGVYSERWLSPMAEALERLGARGLVVHGEGADELVLGENRVAEVGKGTYTLTPEAVGLRRAPLEALQGGTPKENAERARQILKGEEKGPAAEAVALAAGAGFYAAGRVASLQEGVRRAQEVLESGEAHLLLERYVAFLKG